A section of the Methanosarcina mazei S-6 genome encodes:
- a CDS encoding amylo-alpha-1,6-glucosidase encodes MSGIRLGRDSFHTYEEGIKREWIIGNGIGGYASSTVIGAGARTYHGLLVAAPPDSPGRVLLLSSLDEEISLNEEIYPLATHKYPGTVYPEGFTYLTKFILAPAPLWVYQPGDFTVKKKIFMVHNSNTTCILYEVRCRKEGALLRISPLVNARSFHGTTRSGDLSFSQKAETDGTKLESSNGFTFWLSSNLQYHADPKWYYNFEYDIEKDRGLAFREDNFNPGYFESKLKMGTSYFFIAASTENISSLTLEKAEELYTREVYRQNLFAFNSRLTEPFALKLLRATDPFIVKHPLTGEKTIIAGYPWFSDWGRDVMISFPGLVLIPRRFEDAKSILKNFSSNCRRGLIPNNFPAFGGEPVYNTVDASLWFIHSLSRYFAYTEDLLFLSDIWGTVEDIIDNYSKGTDFGIGMDSDYLIRQGPQLTWMDAKVNDIPVTPRAGKACEINALWYNALRTACRLGDLLGRDTSSYETLAAGVASNFERVFWNPENNCLHDIVSEDKAGNQIKDSSIRPNQIFAVSLPYTMLSPEKEKAIVDRVEKDLLTPFGLRTLSLDDPSYIGLYRGGSESRDSAYHNGTVWPWLLGPYVKAYRKVHNYSKKSLEDMRALLQGFDSHLETAGIGTISEVFDGDFPHSPGGCIAQAWSVAEILRAYVEDVLGIKP; translated from the coding sequence ATGAGTGGGATACGGCTTGGAAGAGATTCGTTTCATACCTATGAAGAAGGCATAAAAAGAGAATGGATTATAGGTAACGGTATTGGTGGATACGCTTCATCTACGGTCATTGGAGCCGGGGCAAGGACTTACCATGGACTTCTTGTTGCGGCTCCTCCTGATTCCCCTGGCAGGGTTTTACTGCTCTCTTCCCTGGATGAAGAGATTTCCCTTAATGAAGAGATCTACCCGCTTGCAACCCATAAATACCCGGGTACGGTTTATCCCGAAGGATTCACCTATCTTACCAAGTTTATTCTTGCACCTGCCCCTCTCTGGGTCTACCAGCCCGGGGACTTCACTGTAAAAAAGAAAATTTTCATGGTACATAACAGTAATACTACATGTATCCTTTATGAGGTCAGGTGCCGTAAAGAAGGTGCTTTGCTCAGGATCTCTCCCCTTGTCAACGCAAGAAGTTTTCACGGAACTACACGTTCCGGAGACCTCTCTTTTTCCCAGAAAGCTGAAACTGACGGAACCAAACTGGAAAGCTCAAATGGTTTTACTTTCTGGCTTTCATCCAATCTCCAGTATCATGCTGACCCTAAGTGGTATTATAACTTTGAATATGATATAGAAAAAGATCGGGGGCTTGCGTTCAGAGAGGATAATTTCAATCCAGGCTATTTCGAAAGCAAACTTAAAATGGGAACATCTTATTTCTTTATTGCCGCTTCAACTGAAAATATATCCTCTCTTACTCTTGAAAAAGCTGAAGAACTCTATACCAGGGAGGTTTATAGACAGAACCTTTTTGCTTTTAATTCAAGGCTTACCGAACCTTTTGCCCTCAAACTTCTCAGAGCTACTGATCCTTTTATTGTAAAACACCCTCTGACCGGTGAAAAAACAATAATTGCAGGTTATCCCTGGTTCTCAGATTGGGGCAGGGATGTAATGATCTCTTTTCCAGGGCTTGTTTTGATCCCCCGCCGTTTTGAGGATGCCAAATCCATCCTTAAAAATTTTTCCAGTAACTGCAGGCGAGGCCTGATTCCCAATAATTTCCCGGCTTTCGGAGGAGAGCCTGTCTATAATACTGTAGATGCATCTCTCTGGTTTATTCATTCCCTGAGCCGTTATTTTGCATATACGGAAGACCTGCTCTTCCTCTCGGATATCTGGGGAACTGTGGAAGATATAATAGATAATTATAGTAAAGGCACGGATTTCGGGATTGGGATGGATTCTGATTATCTTATCAGGCAGGGCCCTCAGCTGACCTGGATGGATGCTAAAGTAAACGACATCCCTGTAACTCCTAGAGCAGGTAAAGCCTGTGAAATCAATGCCCTGTGGTATAATGCTCTCAGGACTGCTTGCAGACTGGGAGACCTGCTGGGGAGAGATACGTCTTCATACGAAACTCTTGCAGCCGGAGTAGCCTCCAATTTTGAAAGAGTTTTCTGGAATCCTGAGAATAACTGTCTCCATGATATTGTGTCTGAAGATAAGGCTGGAAATCAGATTAAGGACTCTTCAATTCGTCCAAACCAGATTTTTGCAGTCTCTCTACCCTACACAATGCTCTCCCCTGAAAAAGAGAAAGCTATTGTGGATAGAGTGGAGAAAGATTTGCTGACACCTTTCGGGCTCAGGACACTTTCATTGGACGATCCTTCTTACATAGGACTTTACAGGGGAGGGTCCGAAAGCAGGGACTCAGCTTACCACAACGGGACAGTCTGGCCATGGCTCCTTGGACCTTATGTTAAAGCATACAGGAAAGTGCATAACTATTCAAAAAAGAGCCTTGAGGATATGCGTGCTCTGCTTCAGGGATTTGATTCGCACCTTGAGACCGCAGGCATAGGGACGATTTCAGAAGTGTTTGATGGCGACTTCCCCCACTCTCCTGGAGGCTGCATTGCCCAGGCATGGAGTGTTGCAGAAATTTTAAGGGCATATGTTGAGGATGTCCTGGGGATCAAACCTTAA